The genomic region CGCCAACCAGCGCGAGGTCGCCGGCCAGCGCGATCGAGACCCCGAATCCTGTTCGACCGGGGTCCGCCGAGAGCCGGACATCCTCCTCCCAGCCACCGCCGACCGCGCGCCGGTAGGCGATGACGATCTCCTGGCCGCTCGCATCGTCCGAAGCGGCCACGAGGAGGTGTTCTTCGCCCGCGGCCAGCGACCGTCCGAACGCCGCAAGGCCGGGAGAGGGGATCTCCGCGGCGTGCAACCACTCGGATCCGCGCTCGTACACGTGCACGGCGCCCGCTCCCGGCGCGCCGACGAACAGCCGGGAGCCGGCGGCCGCGAGGGCAACCCCGAAGCGGTCCCGCACGGCGGCCTCCGGCGCGTACAGCGCCTGGACTTCCGTCCAGTCTCCGGCGCGGAACACGCGCACGCTCCCCGGTTCGCGTTCGGACGTGGGTTCTCCCACCAGCACTTCCCCGTCGCCCACGAGTACCGAAGTGCCGAACCCCTGCGCCGCGAGCGCCGCGGGAGCCGACGCCTCGATCAGGACGGCGACGGCCGCGAACCCGAGGAAGGCGGCGGCGAATGATCGGATCTCCGGTCGAGTCTTCGTAAGAAAGGCCATCACTGCGGTCCTCCGGTTTCGAGCGATCCCGCATACGCGGTGAACAGATCGTTGATGTAGTGCACGTCGCGCCCCTCGCGGGCCAGGTAGCTCGCGGCCACCGCGGCCCGCGCGCCGCTCAGGCAATGTACGAGCAGCGAACCGTTCGGCGGCAGCCGGTCCGCGTAGTCGGGCAGCCGAGTATAGGAGGCGTTGACCGCCCCCGGCAGGTGCGAGGCGGCATACTCCGCGGCGTATCTCACGTCGAGGACGTCGCCCTGCCCGCTCGTCGACAGCCGGCTCGCGGCCTCGAGGTCGATCTCCGGGATCGCGGCCGCCTCCCCGCCCTCGGCAAAGTACCGCTGCAGCGCTTCGTGCTCCACGAAACCCCTCACATCGTCGAACCCGATCCGCACCAGGCGTCGCACCGCCCACTCGAGATCCGTCTCATCGATGACGAGCGTGACCGCGGCGCCCTCCGGCAGAACGGAACCCGCCGCCGTGCAGAACGATTTCGTGAGGGGAACGTAGACCGACCCCGGCAGGTGCCGCGCCATGAACGCGGACCGGTCCGGCCGCGTGTCGATCACGACGTCTCCGGCGTTCGCACCCGCCCCGGCGCGAGACGCCGCCTCCCGCGGCGAGACTCGGCGCGGCCGCGGAAGGCCGCCCAGCACGGCAGGGCCGTCCCGGTTGTCCCGCTTCATGCGGGCGAAGTACATCGGCGGCTCGGGCTGTCCCTCGAGAATATGGGAGATGAACGCGTCCTCCCCCTTCAGCGCCGCCGCGATCGCCGGGCTGAAGCGCCGTTCATAGCCCACGGTCGTCTCCGGCACGGCCCCGAGCGCCTTCCCGCACGAGGAACCGGCGCCGTGGGCCGGCCACACCTGCAGGTAGTCGGGCAGGTCGAGGAAGCTTCGCACCGAGCCGTACAGCCGGCGCGCCGCGGGCCTCATCGCCCCCGTGACGCGCGCCGCCGTCTCGAGCAGGTCCGGCCGGCCGAGGTCGCCCACGAAGACGAAGTCTCCCGAGAGGAGACCCATCGGCTCGTCGGCCCCCGCACCGCGGTCCGTGACCAGAAACGACAGGTGCTCGGGCGTATGTCCCGGCGTATGCAGCGCCCGGAAGTCGATGTCGCCGGTTGCGAAGCGGTCGCCATCCCGGAGCGACACGTGGTCGTAGTCCCCGTCGCGGGCCCACTCGTAGCGCCAGTCGGGGCCGCCCTCATCCGACAGGTAGAGCCGGGTCCCGAAGCGTTCGGCGAACTCCCTCGCGCCGGAGAGGAAATCGGCGTGAATGTGGGTCTCGGCGACGGCGACGATCCGCAGTCCCTCGCTCGCCGCGAGGTCCACGTAGCGGTCGATGTCGCGCTCAGGATCGAAGAGGATCGCGTCGCCGGTACGCTGGCACCCGATGAGGTACGCGTACTGCGCGAGCGTGTCGTCGAAAATCTGTCGAAAGAACATCCCGTCGAAGCCGCCTCTCGAAGCTCTCCGGCGCGCCGGATGCCGCTACGGCGCCGCGATCAGCCCCGCCAGCAATGCGACGCGCTCCACGGCCCGGTCGATCCACACGAACTCGTGCCGGGCATGGGCGCCGTCGCCCACGGCCCCGAGCCCGTCGAGCGTCGCCGTGTACTGGCTCGTCAAGTTACCGTCCGAGCCGCCGCCCGCCGATCCCTCCTCGAGTTCGAGGCCGATCTCGTCCGCGACCCGGAGCGCCCGCTCCCAGAGCGCGACGTTGCGCGGCGTGCGCTCCAGCGGCCCGCGTCTGGCGACCTCCGTGACCGTGATCCGCGTCCCCGGCACGGCGGGTTCCAGTCCGAACATCCCCTCGCGGATGCGGTCGGCCTCGGCGGCCGTCCACACGCGGACGTCCACCTCGCAACTCGCATGCGCCGCGACGACGTTGGAGCGCGAGCCGCCCTCGATGACGCCCACGTTCATCGTCGTCCCGGTCCCGGGGTCCGCCAAGCCGTCGATCCGCCGGATCGCGTGCGCGAGTTGGAGGATCGCCGACGCCCCCTCTTCCGGGGCGAGTCCCGCGTGCGAACTCCGTCCCGCGACCTCGACGCGGTACTGGCCGATCCCCTTGCGCCGCGTCTTGAGCCGGCCCCCGGGGCCCAGCGCGGGTTCGAGGACGAACGCCCGGGACGCGCCACGCGCGAGGTCGCGAACCAGCGGCTCGGACTCGGGGCTCCCGATCTCCTCGTCCGAGTTGATG from Candidatus Palauibacter scopulicola harbors:
- a CDS encoding MBL fold metallo-hydrolase, which translates into the protein MFFRQIFDDTLAQYAYLIGCQRTGDAILFDPERDIDRYVDLAASEGLRIVAVAETHIHADFLSGAREFAERFGTRLYLSDEGGPDWRYEWARDGDYDHVSLRDGDRFATGDIDFRALHTPGHTPEHLSFLVTDRGAGADEPMGLLSGDFVFVGDLGRPDLLETAARVTGAMRPAARRLYGSVRSFLDLPDYLQVWPAHGAGSSCGKALGAVPETTVGYERRFSPAIAAALKGEDAFISHILEGQPEPPMYFARMKRDNRDGPAVLGGLPRPRRVSPREAASRAGAGANAGDVVIDTRPDRSAFMARHLPGSVYVPLTKSFCTAAGSVLPEGAAVTLVIDETDLEWAVRRLVRIGFDDVRGFVEHEALQRYFAEGGEAAAIPEIDLEAASRLSTSGQGDVLDVRYAAEYAASHLPGAVNASYTRLPDYADRLPPNGSLLVHCLSGARAAVAASYLAREGRDVHYINDLFTAYAGSLETGGPQ
- a CDS encoding M20 family metallopeptidase, giving the protein HMDTVWPIGTLREMPVRVSDGRLSGPGAFDMKAGLAIGVFALRALRDLGLDAGVAPIFFINSDEEIGSPESEPLVRDLARGASRAFVLEPALGPGGRLKTRRKGIGQYRVEVAGRSSHAGLAPEEGASAILQLAHAIRRIDGLADPGTGTTMNVGVIEGGSRSNVVAAHASCEVDVRVWTAAEADRIREGMFGLEPAVPGTRITVTEVARRGPLERTPRNVALWERALRVADEIGLELEEGSAGGGSDGNLTSQYTATLDGLGAVGDGAHARHEFVWIDRAVERVALLAGLIAAP